One genomic segment of Impatiens glandulifera chromosome 6, dImpGla2.1, whole genome shotgun sequence includes these proteins:
- the LOC124943629 gene encoding cytochrome P450 71B10-like, which translates to MDIFSSYIIAASFLIIVSISWTLLRDKKKHVGRHPPSPARLPFIGNLHQLGSLPHQSLAKLAMKNGPVMLLKLGQIPTLVVSTAEMAEQVLKTHDIDCCSRAPSYGPKILSYNLLDISFVPYNDYWREMRKLCVLELFSMKRVNSFTSLRELEVKHIIEDLSANYLNREVDMGEKVFSLLNNILCKIAFGKRYEGKQFGNKKFEVAIHDAIDLLSCFWVTDFFPRFGWIIDTLTGKYFRLKKWASDFDAFLTRVIDEHLDPSRLKLEKDDIVDILLKLYKDDKTSFSFSLDHVKAMLFDVFFGGIDTSSNTIVWAMTELMKNPRVMKKLQFEIRALVGKNSMVGLEDLEKLNYLKMVVKETFRLHPPSTLLIPRECVRHCKIGGYDVYPKTMIFVNVWAIGRDPKIWDRPEEFYPERFDGGEVDFKGRHFELIPFGSGRRICPAIAMGNTNIELGLANLLHSFDWELPQGMIIEDISLEEETGLTVHKKLPLHLVPIKHRWE; encoded by the exons ATGGACATCTTCTCTTCATACATTATCGCAGCTTCTTTCCTCATCATAGTTTCAATTTCTTGGACTCTTTTAAGAGACAAGAAAAAACATGTGGGTCGTCATCCACCGTCCCCTGCAAGACTTCCGTTCATTGGAAACTTGCATCAACTCGGTTCTCTTCCCCATCAATCCCTGGCGAAGCTTGCCATGAAAAACGGTCCGGTTATGCTGTTGAAACTAGGTCAAATCCCTACTCTGGTCGTGTCCACAGCCGAGATGGCGGAACAAGTTCTAAAGACTCATGACATTGATTGTTGTAGTAGGGCGCCTTCGTATGGTCCTAAAATATTGAGCTACAATTTGTTGGACATATCATTTGTTCCTTACAACGATTATTGGCGAGAGATGCGGAAGTTATGTGTCTTGGAGCTCTTTAGCATGAAAAGAGTCAACTCATTCACATCCCTAAGAGAGTTGGAAGTCAAGCATATCATCGAAGATCTCTCCGCGAATTATTTGAATCGTGAAGTAGACATGGGTGAGAAGGTATTTTCCTTGCTCAACAACATCTTGTGTAAGATTGCGTTTGGAAAGAGATATGAGGGGAAACAATTTGGCAACAAGAAGTTTGAGGTTGCTATACATGATGCTATTGACTTGTTGAGTTGCTTTTGGGTGACGGATTTCTTTCCTAGGTTCGGTTGGATCATTGATACTTTGACGGGAAAATATTTTAGGCTCAAGAAGTGGGCATCGGATTTCGATGCCTTTTTAACGAGGGTCATTGACGAGCATCTTGATCCTTCTAGATTGAAACTCGAGAAAGATGATATCGTCGACATATTGCTTAAATTATATAAGGATGATAAAACTTCGTTTAGTTTCTCCTTGGATCATGTCAAGGCTATGCTTTTT GATGTATTTTTCGGAGGAATAGACACCTCTTCCAACACAATAGTGTGGGCTATGACAGAACTAATGAAAAATCCAAGAGTAATGAAAAAGCTCCAATTTGAGATTCGAGCTCTAGTGGGTAAAAACAGTATGGTTGGACTAGAAGATTTGGAAAaacttaactatttaaaaatggTGGTGAAGGAAACTTTCAGGCTTCATCCCCCATCGACTTTACTAATCCCTAGGGAGTGCGTTAGGCATTGCAAGATTGGTGGCTACGATGTATACCCCAAAACAATGATATTTGTTAATGTTTGGGCAATAGGTCGTGACCCTAAGATATGGGATAGGCCAGAAGAGTTCTATCCCGAAAGGTTTGATGGGGGCGAGGTTGATTTTAAGGGTCGACACTTTGAGTTGATCCCGTTTGGTAGTGGTAGGAGGATCTGTCCTGCCATAGCAATGGGCAACACCAACATTGAGCTTGGTTTAGCAAACTTATTGCATTCTTTTGATTGGGAGTTACCTCAAGGGATGATAATTGAAGACATTAGCCTTGAAGAAGAAACTGGTCTTACAGTCCACAAGAAGTTACCTTTGCATCTCGTGCCCATCAAACATAGGTGGGAGTAA